From Daucus carota subsp. sativus chromosome 6, DH1 v3.0, whole genome shotgun sequence:
cgccccctccatctccacctccattatttctctaacaacacaatctccacctccatcttcaccaaccccatcttggtcgctgcttTAACGAacttcagccccgttcatacttctttctccacctcggctcaacttcaaaatGCGGCGGAGctgccactattccggcaacgctccaaccccctacttcaagccacccacaccttcgctacaatcatccttcctccatctccaccttcacatccaccatctccaccaccgtcaccaccatctgaatcgaaaacgtgaacagatctgagatttgagcagtttttggaatatatatggagattctgggctgtttctgcaagttttcactaattcttgtaacacagatcactaaatcctaaagagaatatgactaaattgtactgcgaatatcactaacttgtattgatttctagtttttattttaaaagtggtttctatttgatcatgagcctatatatatatatatatagagttttactccaatagaaacctccttatcctagaaactaaaaaccaaactgaaatatcactaaatcctaaagcaaataccactaaattcttaaacaaccccatctccacctccatcttcaccaaacccacctccatcttcaccaaccccacctccaccaccaccacctccgtcgtcgcctccttcataaccactattacctctatgccgcccgccccctccataaccaccacctccacctccattatttctctaacaacacaacccCCACCTCCATATTCACCAGCCCCATCTTAATCGAtgtttcaacctccttcagccccgttctgccgttcatacttctttctccacctcgactcaacttcaaacgcggagccgccactattccggcaacgctccaaccccctacttcaagctgcccaaacctccgctacaatcatctttcctccatctccaccttcacctccaccatctccaccactatcaccaccatctgaatcgaaaacgtgaatAGATCCGGAGATTCTAAGCTGGAACATATCTGGAGattaagttttcactaatttctgcaacacatatcactaaatcctaaagagaatattactaaattgtactgagaatatcactaacctgtattggtttctagtttttattttaagattggtttctatttgatcactagcctatatatatatatatatatatatatatatatatatatatataattgaataaaactgatagcatctgtctccttgaggatacgacccgcatttgccagtctgcactacaacagacaccgtgtgcttgcggttagttataaaataacacatcatAGATCTAACTAAAACTTGTTCTCTCTTCAACCTAAAAAAAATGGAAATTCGAGTGAGAAGGAGTGTTGAAATATAGGATATGATccatttggattttttttttagttttagatGGACTATTTCTCAAAAGTCATCAAATATCTAAATCCACATTAAGTAACATTAAATAGTTAAATCCATATCAGCTTAAGATTCgagtaaaaatgaaaaaataaactCATCAAAGAAAGTCTCTGGTCTCACtctatactatatataaacTTGAACAAAGGACTGAAAGCTACACGGACCGATATAAAAGATATGGCGTTACATGAATATTATTGAGTAGGGTTAGGTGCAcaaaattgtgtacaaaaaatttataaataatgatgTGGCAATCGATATGGTGGGTTTTGATTGGAGTTGTTAGGTGTAAATACAGGGAGCTTATTCCAAATAAAACCTACCACATGTTAttattatgtacaaaattttgtacaattgtgcacctaacattttcttttctaGAACACACACATGAATGAACAAGAAAACGATATTGCTTGCACTTTACAACCACGAGACATAAATTATCCTTATATGCAGATCCACTCTTATTGTACGCACTTGACAAAGAGTATCATTCATCACAAGTTAATCTTAAATGTTCTTAGTTTGATGTAGTACTCGTCTCTCCATCTAATGCCTTCTCCTCCTTGGCCTTGAGCTTTGCAAGTGATGAGGCCAACTGAGTCAATTGATTTTCCAAGTTCTCTATGTTGGCCTTCACATCATTTTGAAAGCTAATGTTACTGCCTGCTATTTCTCCAAAATTTATTTCCTCACTGTCAGCCACTGCAACTTCTTTTAACGCCAAATTTCCCGCTTCTGAAACTGAATCTCCAACAAAAAATCCTCCCCACATGTCTGCTCTTAGTCCCATCCCAGTAATGCTGCGAGGTCCCGATCTTATATTCTTTTGAAATGAGTGTTCTTGCACGGGATTAGGATGTTGCACAGGCATATATGCATATGCTACAGGCTGTCCTGACAGTCCTGCAGGATAGCTATATCCACCGAGAGGTGGCGAGTAATAGGTTTGAGGATAAAGATCATACATATATTCTCCACCACCATATCCTGGATAGCTGTACCCTGGGGGAACAGGCACCATCCCTGGCTGAGAATAAAATGCATATGGTGCCGGATAATAACCGCCATTAGCAACAACATCAGATCTATTTGTTAGCCTTGGTTGATATATATCTGGAAATACAGAAGCCCTCATCTTTCTGACAGTTGAAATACCCTGAACCTGCTGTACAGAGTTTTCTCCAAACCTAAACGATATTTTAAGGCTACCTTTAGCCTTTCCTTCCGGTGTCATGACCTGATATTCTGCCTCAATTTCGTGAGATGTTTTGTTGTCTATGGAATCTTCAAGAAGATCCCTAAGGGGAATGCAAACCACTCCAACAACCTTATCACCGAGACCAGATTCTGCCTTGAGATGAAAGTTGATGAAACTTTTGAACATGGTAGTTCTCTCAACAGTGAACTTGAACCGGTGGTTCCATTCTGGATAGCAGCCACCACTCCTGTCCATATGAGTCTTGCGCTTTCTTTTTGATGATTCTTCGTGTTCACTGCT
This genomic window contains:
- the LOC108226029 gene encoding protein SRC2, with product MEFCTLDITVVAASDLKDVNLFMKMAVYVEVYISSEHEESSKRKRKTHMDRSGGCYPEWNHRFKFTVERTTMFKSFINFHLKAESGLGDKVVGVVCIPLRDLLEDSIDNKTSHEIEAEYQVMTPEGKAKGSLKISFRFGENSVQQVQGISTVRKMRASVFPDIYQPRLTNRSDVVANGGYYPAPYAFYSQPGMVPVPPGYSYPGYGGGEYMYDLYPQTYYSPPLGGYSYPAGLSGQPVAYAYMPVQHPNPVQEHSFQKNIRSGPRSITGMGLRADMWGGFFVGDSVSEAGNLALKEVAVADSEEINFGEIAGSNISFQNDVKANIENLENQLTQLASSLAKLKAKEEKALDGETSTTSN